Genomic window (Chryseobacterium sp. H1D6B):
GCATTAGTTGACTGATATTTTTTTGCTTGCATTTGATCAGGTATTTCAATTTCCGGTTTAATGTTATTATTCCAATAATCATGAAACACTTTAGCAGAACACTCCTTTCCCAATCTTGACCCGTTCCATACTGTTTTAGATCGGTGATCAATAAAAGTTATTCCATAAATCCTGCCGTTGTCATTTTTCCGGACAACGGTGTCAATTCCTTCTTTTTTCAATTTCTTTTTAAATGCCTGCTCATCTTTTGAAGAATGAAGAGCCTTTGTGATCGATTTTTTCAAATTTTGTTTGAGCGGTTGATCATTGTTTTTGTTTTTACAAGCAGTGAAGTGTTTTTCGAGAGCATCGATTCCTGCATTTTTCCCGAACAAAGATGCCTTGAACGGATGACCGGATTTTTCGCCTTTCTCATTTAATGGAAAATACAGTAAACCCTGCCAATGCTTTCCCATAAATTCACCCTCCACTTTTTCGGTGGTAATATTGAATAGGGAAAGCAGGGCATTGTATTCCCCCAAAGTCTGAAATTTGTAATAGTCTGGCAAATGACGAACGACAGCAGCTATCTGACTTTTCACATCACCGGCCTGGTAATTTACCGGACGGAAAATCTTATCATCCCGCTGATGTTTTTTACCGGTTGCAGATATAAGACCGAATTTATTTTCCAATTCCCGGCAGACTTTCATTGAACGAATCTTTTCAAATTGATCAGAGATCTTTTTTCCTTCTTCATCTACACAAACTGAAACGATATGGATATGACTACGGTCAATATCGGTATGCTTGAACACGATGAAAGGCTGATCGCCGTAACCCATTTCAGTCATATACTGTTGCGCCATTTCTTTATATTTTTCATCAGAGACCTTATCTTTAGGATCGGGGTTTAATGAGATATGCAACGTATGCTTTTCAGTATTTCTATTTGCTAATAGATAGGGTTCAAATGATCTTGCCAATTGAGAAACAGAATAGCTTCCGTCAGCCGTTTCAATCATTTTGTTCAGCAACAAAATTTCTCCCTTTTCCTTTTCAATTTTTATATTGTTGTAAGATAATGTGCCGTAGAGATTACTGCTTCTTCCAATTTTTGCGATCATCTTATTCTGGATTTTTCAAATGTTTTTGCTCAAATTCTTCTGTCAACAGAACGATCTTTTTGAAAATATCAACCATTTCTATAGTTTGTTTTTCCAATTTATAGAGAAAAGCGGCCGCCTTTTTCTCAGAAAAATTATGGTATAACAGTTTCACGATTTGATTGTAATTAATCCCAACAGCCCGAAACTGGCTGTGAAATGAGGTCAACCGCATATAAAAATCCACCGTTCCCTTATCCACTTTAATGGTCTTGATCGTTCTTGCAAAAATGCACGAAGTGATAAAATGAGCCTTCACTTTCATACCTGACTGGTCAAAAAGTTCAAGAAAGCGGGAATGTTCCGCTTCATTAAAAGAGATCGTATATCGAATATTAGCAGGATCAGCCTTGGGGCGGCGTCCTGTCTTTTTCTGTGGTTTACCATTATGATCATTCATCATCTATCCAATTAAATTTATAAAACATCGACTTCGGAGATTGTTTTCCGCCCCCTGCAAGGGCAAGTTGTTTTGCGCATCCGAAAACGTTTCGAGATGCTCAAAACACAACTTGCCCCTTTCGGGTGAAAGGTTAGTCCTATCAAATGCAATAGATCAGATCCTTCTGATCTACGCTTTGAGATTAAAAAATGAAGTATTAAAAATTTCTCAAGACCATTCCATTCTCCTGTGACAAAGTAATTGACAATGGCTAGAAGTGTATATGCATTAGAAAATGCCAAAGACAACCATTTCCAGCCAAAGACGACAGCTCTGAAACCCGACATCTTCGGATGTCGGTTATTTGTACAGGAAGCTCAGGAGGCGTGCTGTATGGCAAAATTGTTTGAGACCCTGAAGGCAGGCTTTCCAGCTTTCCAGCTTTTCGGATTGCCAGGTTGCCAGGTTGCCTGAAAGCCAGCTGTACTGGTCACAATAAGTCAGGAATTCCATCTTACCGTAAGTACAGAATCCGTTCACGACGGTATGCTTGATCGCCTGACTAACTGATAGCTCATTATAAGGTTGCACATCAGGAACGCTTTCAGGCTTTAAAGATCTCCAGACAACCAGATCCCATTCGAGCCAGAGCGAATGCCATCCTGATATTGATGCAAAACAAAGTTTAATTATAAAATCAAAAAAAATGGAAACAAAAAAACAACCACTCATCATTGCCTTTTCGACTCAGAAAGGAGGGGTAGGCAAAAGCACTTTCACAACATTGATCGCCAGTATCCTGCACTATCGGATGGGATATAACGTTGCGGTATTCGACTGTGATTTTCCGCAATACAGTTTAGTGCAAATGCGGGAACGGGACCTGAAGACCGTGATGCAAAATGAGGCACTGAAAAAAATGGCCCACAGGCAGTTTACAAGCCTTAATAAAAAAGCATATCCCATTTTTCAAAGTAAGGCTGATATGGTTCTTGAAGAAATGCAGGATTATACCAATAATTCAGAGACAGCACCCGATATTATTTTTTTGGATCTTCCCGGAACCGTCAATACCGCTGGTATTTTGCGAACGCTCGCCAGCGTGCACTATATCTTTTCTCCGATAACGGCAGACCGCGTTGTACTGGAAAGCACATTAAGTTTTACGGATGTGCTCACGAATGTCCTGATGAAAGAAAAACAGACTGCCATTAAAAGCATACAGCTCTTCTGGAATCAGGTAGACGGAAGGGAAAAGACGCTATTGTATGAAAATTACAGCAAGGTCATCAAAGATCTCGGACTTCAGCTTATGGAAACTTCCATAAGCGACAGCAAAAGATTCAGGAAGGAAGGGGAGACGGTTGCAAAGACGGTCTTCCGTTCAAGTTTGTTACCTGCAGATCCTAAATTGATGACCTTTTGCAGGCTCGACAGTTTTATGGAGGAGTTTTTAAGAATTGTCAATCTATAGAAGTATGGAAAATGATAAAAAAAACACCGAAGACAATGGTATCGATGAACAATACCTGATGTCCATTATGGCTGGTAGTGCCAAGAAGGAATTGAAGAACCAAGAATTGGAGCCCGCAGGTGAAAAGCCAATGATAAGGCAAAAAATGAAAAATAAAAAAAGCAGTGAGGTAAGCTATGTCGAGCAGTTTCTGAGCCATCATTCCATGAACAAGCGTGGTGATAAAAGCATTTACATCCGTGCAGAATATCATGAGCGGCTTTCACGGATCATCCAGACCATTGCGGATGATCAGATCCCTTTGTACGCCTATCTCGACAACATCCTGGCGCATCACTTTGAAATGTTTGAAAAAGAGATCACAGATGATTTCAACAATAAATACCGTCCCATCTTTTAATACTTAGTTATATGGAAAAAATAATCATAATAGGTCTGTTGATCATTATAGTTCTGCTATTGTTAGACAAGAAGTTTTCTATTCCACACCCTCAGAAAAAAAACACTGATAAGCAGTTGGATTCACCGTCTGTCATGGGAGAAACAAAGAAACTTGACAGACCATTGATGCCATCTGATTCCGATCAGCGTCAGGAAGCTTCTGAAATTATGAATCCTGATAATTTTGATTCAGAAACCAAGGAGGAAATTTTTGACAGGAATGATCAGAAGAAAAATATCGAGGACATACTGGACAAAAACAACGACTGGGAGGAAGAGGAAGAAGACTGGCAATATCAGGGATTCTCTGAAACTGAAAGCGGGTTCGCCACAGGGGTTACCTTTGATGAATTGAGCACTGCGGGACAGATGCTTCAACAGGATGTTTTGGAGCCTGCCTTAGAACAACAAGCGGTCAATATCATTCAGAAAATTCACGGAACCGAGCTTTTCAGCCTTTTGGAAAATTCATTGGGTGACGCTTCAAAAAAGATTGCTGATCTCCTGAATAAGAGTCTGCCGAATGCCGATGATGTAATATCTTCCAACCATAAAAATGATGCAGAAGGTTTCGATATTGGGGAGTTTGTTTAATCAGGCTCCTCTTTTTTATTTTTAAATAAGTCAGACCCTGGTCTGATTTTTTTGTGCTTTGTTCTGAGCATCGGTTCCTTGTACAGCCAAATATTTCATATCAAAGCCACATAAAAGATACCCTGTTTTTCCACAACAAATTTGCTCCTGAGTCCTGCATAGAGCAGCGCTCAGTAACCAATTAAATGTTTATAAAATGGAAAAACAAAGAAAAAAACTGCTGCTATTAGGTCTGAACTTTATAGCAGTAACAGGTGTCTTTGCCCAAGGCAACGGAACCGCAGGAATCAACGAAGCGACCCAGATGGTGACCTCTTATTTTGAGCCTGCAACCCAGTTGATCTATGCGATCGGAGCAGTCGTTGGGCTGATTGGTGGGGTCAAGGTCTACAACAAGTTCAGCAGTGGTGATCCCGACACCAGTAAGACCGCTGCCAGCTGGTTTGGGGCGTGTATCTTTCTGATCGTTGCAGCCACGATCCTCCGTTCATTCTTTCTTTAAACTTTGTTACTATGAATACCTATCATATCAACAAAGGAATCGGAAGAACGGTCGAGTTCAAAGGATTAAAAGCACAATACCTGTTCATTTTTGCAGGGGGATTATTGGGAATACTCGTATTCGTGATGGTCATGTACATGGCTGGCGTCAGTACCTATCTCTGTCTTACGATTGGCGGTGCGAGCAGCGCCATTCTCATCTGGCAGACCTTCTCGCTGAACAGAAAATACGGGGAGCATGGACTGATGAAGATAGGTGCTCAAAAAAAACATCCTAAATATATCATCAGCCGCAAGTGTATCTACCGCTATCTGAAAAGTAACCTTCAAAAAGTTTCAGCATGAGAAATACCTCCAAAGCCGCAACGCTGGAAAGTAAATTCCCACTGCTTGCGATAGAAAATGACTGTATTATTTCCAAAGACGCGGATGTCACGGTTTGCTTCAAGGTCAGGCTTCCTGAACTTTTTACGGTGGCATCTGCGGAATATGAGGCGATCCATTCAGCTTGGTTCAAGGCCATCAAGACCCTGCCTGATTTTACGGTCGTACACAAACAGGACTGGTTTATCAAAGAAAACTACAATCCTGACCTGTGTAGAGAAGACCAAAGTTTTTTATCAAAATCTTTTGAGCGCCATTTCAATGAGAGACCATTCTTAAACCACTACTGCTATCTGTTCATTACTAAGACCAGTAAAGAACGGATGCGGATGCAGAGCAACTTTTCCTCGCTGTGCAAAGGCAAACTGATCCCTAAGGAGATCAAAGACAAAGAGGTTGTAGGCAGATTTATGGAATCCGTCGATCAGTTTGAAAGGATCATGAATGACAGCGGCTATGTCCATCTGGAACGGATGACCGAAGATGAGATTTCAGGAACTGAAAACCAATCTGGAATACTGGAACAGTATCTTACCTTATCAAGAGAATCGAATCCTTCTTTACAGGACATCAAGCTCGGTTCGGAAGAAATGCGTATCGGCAACAACCGGATCAGCCTGCACACCTTGTCCGATACCGATGACCTTCCCGGTACCGTTTCATCACACAGCCGGTATGAAAAACTGAGCACAGACCGAAGCGACTGTCTGCTGTCTTTCGCATCACCCGTAGGACTTCTGTTGAGCTGCAATCATATCTACAATCAATATCTCTTCATCGATAATAGTGATGAAAACCTGATGAAGTTTGAAAAATCCGCCAGGAATATGCATTCATTGGCGAGATACAGCAGAGCCAATCAGATCAACAAGGAATGGATCGAGAAGTATTTGAATGAGGCACACTCATACGGTCTGCAATCCATCCGGGCGCACTTCAATGTGATGTCGTGGTCAGATAATCCCGCTGAACTTAAACAACTGAAAAATGATACCGGCAGTGCTTTAGCATTGATGGAATGCAAACCCAGACACAACACTACTGATACGGCAACCTTGTATTGGGCAGGGATTCCCGGAAATGCCGGTGACTTTCCAAGTGAGGAAAGTTTTTACACCTTCATCGAACCGGCCTTGTGTTTCTTCACAGAGGAAACCAACTATCAGGATTCGC
Coding sequences:
- a CDS encoding DUF4134 domain-containing protein translates to MEKQRKKLLLLGLNFIAVTGVFAQGNGTAGINEATQMVTSYFEPATQLIYAIGAVVGLIGGVKVYNKFSSGDPDTSKTAASWFGACIFLIVAATILRSFFL
- a CDS encoding DUF4133 domain-containing protein — translated: MNTYHINKGIGRTVEFKGLKAQYLFIFAGGLLGILVFVMVMYMAGVSTYLCLTIGGASSAILIWQTFSLNRKYGEHGLMKIGAQKKHPKYIISRKCIYRYLKSNLQKVSA
- the mobA gene encoding conjugal transfer protein MobA, with the translated sequence MNDHNGKPQKKTGRRPKADPANIRYTISFNEAEHSRFLELFDQSGMKVKAHFITSCIFARTIKTIKVDKGTVDFYMRLTSFHSQFRAVGINYNQIVKLLYHNFSEKKAAAFLYKLEKQTIEMVDIFKKIVLLTEEFEQKHLKNPE
- the mobB gene encoding conjugal transfer protein MobB, coding for MIAKIGRSSNLYGTLSYNNIKIEKEKGEILLLNKMIETADGSYSVSQLARSFEPYLLANRNTEKHTLHISLNPDPKDKVSDEKYKEMAQQYMTEMGYGDQPFIVFKHTDIDRSHIHIVSVCVDEEGKKISDQFEKIRSMKVCRELENKFGLISATGKKHQRDDKIFRPVNYQAGDVKSQIAAVVRHLPDYYKFQTLGEYNALLSLFNITTEKVEGEFMGKHWQGLLYFPLNEKGEKSGHPFKASLFGKNAGIDALEKHFTACKNKNNDQPLKQNLKKSITKALHSSKDEQAFKKKLKKEGIDTVVRKNDNGRIYGITFIDHRSKTVWNGSRLGKECSAKVFHDYWNNNIKPEIEIPDQMQAKKYQSTNANQPPEEFNRQFDFLNDSEKYSDIFIEALGTLIPGSLNKNYEEENFTYKKMKKKKRRKG
- a CDS encoding ParA family protein, encoding METKKQPLIIAFSTQKGGVGKSTFTTLIASILHYRMGYNVAVFDCDFPQYSLVQMRERDLKTVMQNEALKKMAHRQFTSLNKKAYPIFQSKADMVLEEMQDYTNNSETAPDIIFLDLPGTVNTAGILRTLASVHYIFSPITADRVVLESTLSFTDVLTNVLMKEKQTAIKSIQLFWNQVDGREKTLLYENYSKVIKDLGLQLMETSISDSKRFRKEGETVAKTVFRSSLLPADPKLMTFCRLDSFMEEFLRIVNL
- a CDS encoding DUF3408 domain-containing protein yields the protein MENDKKNTEDNGIDEQYLMSIMAGSAKKELKNQELEPAGEKPMIRQKMKNKKSSEVSYVEQFLSHHSMNKRGDKSIYIRAEYHERLSRIIQTIADDQIPLYAYLDNILAHHFEMFEKEITDDFNNKYRPIF